The DNA window TGTAAAGAAATAGGAAGTTGTAATACAGGAGAAGCGGTAATAACTAAGGGATACAATCTTCCAAATAAGTATATTATTCATACAGTTGGACCAAGATATTCAACAGGTGAAAATGGAGAATCTGAAAAATTGGAATTAGCTTATTATGAAAGCTTAAAATTAGCAAAAATAAAAGGAATTAGAAAAATAGCTTTTCCTTCAATTTCAACAGGTATATATCGCTTTCCAGTAGATGAAGGAGCAGAAATTGCACTTAGTACTGCTATAAAATTTTTAGATGAAAATCCTGATAGTTTTGATTTAATATTATGGGTATTAGATGAAAAAACTTATGTTGTATATAAAGAAAAATATGAAAAACTTATATTATAAAGGAATATAAAATTTTTTCTTGTGTACTAAACAATATAAAAAAATAAATTTATATTAACATAATTTAGGGAATTTTTTGAGAATAAAAACTTAAAAAGTTCTCTTTTGTTTTTTAACATTAAATATTAATTAAGAACATTAGATTAAAAGAGTATTTAAGAAGATAATGTTGAAAATAAAGGGACATTGGTATTACATAGTAATGAATTATTCTTATGCGAAAGCAAACTTCAATAGATATGCAGGAGAATCAAAGAGTAATATGGTGGGAGTACCATTCTATGCAAAACAAGACTTACCATATGGATTCTATACAGCATGTAGATTAGGAATATCAAATATTTCCTCAAAAGTTGAAAGAGAATTATTAACATCAACAGGAGAAACATTAACAGGAAAGATAAATCATCATGATAAAATGTTATCAGCTTATATAGAAATAGGAAAGAAAATAGGATGGTTTACACCATTTATAGGATATTCACAAGATTATTTAAGAAGAGGAAGTTTTAATGAAACAGAAGCATCTTGGGGAATAAAAGCAGATGGCAAGAATTATAGAGCAACAAACTTCTTAGTGGGAGCAAGAGCAGAATATGTAGGAGATAAATATAAATTACAAGCCTATGTAACACAAGCGATAAATACAGATAAGAGAGATTTATCTTATGAAGGAAACTTTATAGAAAATGCAACAAAACAAAAATTCTATGGAGTAAAACAAGCAAAGAATACAACATGGATAGGATTTGGAGCATTTAGAGAAATAAGCCCAGTATTTGGAGTATATGGAAATATAGATTTCAGAGTAGAAGATAAGAAATAGGCAGACTCAGTAATCTCAACAGGATTACAATATAGATTCTAAATATATAAGGCTTAGAGAACTATTGTAAATTGTTAAATTTACAATAGTTTTTTCTTTATATGGAAGAAATTATTAAAGTATTTTTTAACTGTTATCCTTAAAAAATAAATATAGACTTTTCTTTAAAAAAGTATAAAATAATATATAAAAGAAAGGAGCTGAAATATTATGTTAAATAAGGAAGTATATGTAAATAGAAGAAAGAAATTAAAAGAAAATTTTAAAGATGGTTTAATTTTAATAATGGGAAATAATTTTTCTCCTCTTGATTGTGAAGATAACACATATCCATTTATCCAAGATGCCACTTTTAAATATTATTTTGGTATTGATCACAATGGATTAATTGGAATTATTGATATAGATAAAAATAAAGAAATAATTTTTGGAAATGACTATACAATGTCAGATATTATTTGGATGGGAAAACAAAAGTTTTTAAAAGAACTGGCTATTGAAGTTGGAATAGAAAAATTTATTGAAAAAGAAGAACTAAAAAAATATTTAGAAAATAGAAAAAATATAAGATTTACTAATCAATATAGAACAGATAATATTATGTATTTAAGTTCAATTTTGAATATAAATCCTTTTGAATTTGATAAAAATATATCTTTTGATTTAGTGAAAGCTATAATAAAACAAAGAAATATTAAAGATAAAATTGAAATAGAAGAGATAGAAAAAGCAGTTAATATAACGAAGGAAATGCATCTTTCTGCTATGAGAAATGTAAAAGCAGGAATAAAAGAATATGAACTTGTTGCAGAAGTTGAAAAACAACCAAGAAAATACAATGCCTATTATTCATTTCAAACTATACTTAGTAAGAATGGACAAATTTTACATAATCATAGCCATTTAAATAGCTTAAAAGATGGAGATTTGGTTTTACTTGATTGTGGAGCATTAAGTGATGAAGGTTATTGTGGAGATATGACAACAACTTTTCCTGTAAGCGGTAAATTTACTGAAAGACAAAAGACTATACATAATATAGTAAGAGATATGTTTGATAGAGCAAAAGATTTAGCAAAAGCAGGAATTACATATAAGGAAGTACACTTGGAGGCCTGTAAGGTTTTAGCAGAAAATATGAAAAAACTTGGACTTATGAAAGGAGAAGTTGAAAATATGGTTAATTCAGGAGCACATGCCTTATTTATGCCACATGGTTTAGGACATATGATGGGGATGACAGTTCATGATATGGAAAATTTTGGTGAGATAAATGTTGGTTATGAAGAAGGAGAAAAGAAATCAACTCAATTTGGTTTATCTTCTTTAAGACTTGCTAAAAAGTTAGAAATTGGAAATGTCTTTACTATTGAGCCAGGAATATACTTTATACCAGAACTTTTTGAAAAATGGAAGAATGAAAAATTATATGAAGAATTTTTAAATTATGATGAAATAGAAAAGTATATGGATTTTGGTGGAATTAGAATGGAAAGAGATATTTTAATTCAAGAAGATGGAACAAGCAGAATTTTAGGAGATAGATTTCCAAGAACTGCTGATGAGATAGAAGAATATATGAAAGAATATAGAAAATAAGGAGGAGCTATGGTGAATATCCAGCAAGGACTATTAAAAAAGCTATCAGATAAATCTTCTATAAATGAAATACAAAGTTATATAAAGAAAGTCATGGAAGTAAGAGGATTTAATAAAGAAAAGTCCTCAGATAAAATTTTGTTGTTGGTTGAGGAAGTAGGAGAATTAGCCAAAGCTATAAGAAAAAATGAAAAAAAGTTAGGGATAGATAAAACTAAAGAATATAATTATTCTTCTATTGAGAGCGAAATAGCAGATGTCTTTATAGTTCTTTTATCTATATGTGATACTTTGAATATAGATTTATTAAAAGTGTTTTTAGATAAGGAAGAAGAAAATATTAAAAGAATTTGGTCAGTAAATAAATAAAAATCAAAGAGGAGCTACTATAAATTAATGAAGTTTTTTATAAATTTATAGTAGCTTTTTTTATTGAAAATAAAGCTAAAAATAAAAATTAATAAAAAATTAAAATTTTTTTAATTTTTTCTGTTGACAAAGTTTGTGAAAAATGTTAATATAATCCTTGCCGATAAGGAAAGGACATTAGCAACAGAATAGAGAAAAGACAAAAAGCAACCATAAAATTTGGTGTTAAATAAAAATAGCAGAATGAGCTATTAAAAAGATTGAACGAAGAGTTTGATCCTGGCTCAGGATGAACGCTGACAGAATGCTTAACACATGCAAGTCAACTTGAACTTCGGTTTGGGTGGCGGACGGGTGAGTAACGCGTAAAGAACTTGCCTCACAGCTAGGGACAACATTTGGAAACGAATGCTAATACCTGATATTATGATTTTAGGGCATCCTAAGATTATGAAAGCTATATGCACTGTGAGAGAGCTTTGCGTCCCATTAGCTAGTTGGAGAGGTAACGGCTCACCAAGGCGATGATGGGTAGCCGGCCTGAGAGGGTGATCGGCCACAAGGGGACTGAGACACGGCCCTTACTCCTACGGGAGGCAGCAGTGGGGAATATTGGACAATGGACCAAGAGTCTGATCCAGCAATTCTGTGTGCACGATGAAGTTTTTCGGAATGTAAAGTGCTTTCAGTTGGGAAGAAAAAAATGACGGTACCAACAGAAGAAGTGACGGCTAAATACGTGCCAGCAGCCGCGGTAATACGTATGTCACAAGCGTTATCCGGATTTATTGGGCGTAAAGCGCGTCTAGGTGGTTATGTAAGTCTGATGTGAAAATGCAGGGCTCAACTCTGTATTGCGTTGGAAACTGTGTAACTAGAGTACTGGAGAGGTAAGCGGAACTACAAGTGTAGAGGTGAAATTCGTAGATATTTGTAGGAATGCCGATGGGGAAGCCAGCTTACTGGACAGATACTGACGCTGAAGCGCGAAAGCGTGGGTAGCAAACAGGATTAGATACCCTGGTAGTCCACGCCGTAAACGATGATTACTAGGTGTTGGGGGTCGAACCTCAGCGCCCAAGCAAACGCGATAAGTAATCCGCCTGGGGAGTACGTACGCAAGTATGAAACTCAAAGGAATTGACGGGGACCCGCACAAGCGGTGGAGCATGTGGTTTAATTCGACGCAACGCGAGGAACCTTACCAGCGTTTGACATCTTAGGAATGAGACAGAGATGTTTCAGTGTCCCTTCGGGGAAACCTAAAGACAGGTGGTGCATGGCTGTCGTCAGCTCGTGTCGTGAGATGTTGGGTTAAGTCCCGCAACGAGCGCAACCCCTTTCGTATGTTACCATCATTAAGTTGGGGACTCATGCGATACTGCCTGCGATGAGCAGGAGGAAGGTGGGGATGACGTCAAGTCATCATGCCCCTTATACGCTGGGCTACACACGTGCTACAATGGGTAGTACAGAGAGTCGCAAAGCCGTGAGGTGGAGCTAATCTCAGAAAACTATTCTTAGTTCGGATTGTACTCTGCAACTCGAGTACATGAAGTTGGAATCGCTAGTAATCGCGAATCAGCAATGTCGCGGTGAATACGTTCTCGGGTCTTGTACACACCGCCCGTCACACCACGAGAGTTGGTTGCACCTGAAGTAGCAGGCCTAACCGTAAGGAGGGATGCTCCGAGGGTGTGATTAGCGATTGGGGTGAAGTCGTAACAAGGTATCCGTACGGGAACGTGCGGATGGATCACCTCCTTTCTAAGGAGAATAAGTCTTTCTCTATTCTATTGGTAATGTTCTTTACATTACTTCTGAACATTGGAAACTATATAGTAGAACAAACAAGAAAAAAATTAACTCTAACAATTTCTTAGAGTTAGCTGTCAAAAAATAGGTTAAAATAATTAAGGGCACACAAAGGATGCCTAGGTAGTAAGAGCCGATGAAGGACGTGGTAAGCTGCGATAAGCCTAGATAAGTTGCAATCGAACGTAAGAATCTAGGATTTCCGAATGGAGCAATCTATTAAGATGAAGTCTTAATACGAAAGAGGGAACCGCGTGAACTGAAACATCTAAGTAACGCGAGGAAAAGAAAGTAAAAACGATACCCAAAGTAGCGGCGAGCGAAATGGGTCAAGCCTAAACCTTAAATATGTCAAGGATACAGCCGTTGTATTTAAGGGGTTGAGGGACAGAGTGGTGAAGAACTGTAAGATATTCAATATAGTGTATTGATGAATTAGAATTGTCTGGAAAGGTGAACCGTAGAAGGTGAAAGTCCTGTATAAGTAAATCCTTACACATATAACTTTGCTCCCAAGTAACATGGAACACGAGGAATTCTGTGTGAATCTGTGAGGACCATATCTCATAAGGCTAAATACTCTTACTAACCGATAGCGCATAGTACCGTGAGGGAAAGGTGAAAAGAACCCCTGGAGGGGAGTGAAATAGAACCTGAAATTGTGTGCTTACAAGCGGTCAGAGCCCATTTGGGTGATGGCGTGCCTTTTGGAGAATGATCCTGCGAGTTACGTTAAACGGCGAGGTTAAGTATAACGGAGCCGAAGGGAAACCAAGTCTTAATAGGGCGATTTAGTCGTTTGGCGTAGACGCGAAACCTGGTGATCTAAACCTATCCAGGATGAAGCTGTGGTAAGACACAGTGGAGGTCCTAACCCACCGCCGTTGAAAAGTTGGGGGATGAGGTAGGTTTAGGGGTGAAAAGCCAATCGAACCAGGAGATAGCTCGTTCTCTCCGAAATGCATCTAGGTGCAGCCTTGAGTGTTCAATTATGGGGGTAGAGCACTGAATGATCTAGGGGGCATATTGCTTACTGAAATCAATCAAACTCCGAATACCATAATTTATAGCTCAGGAGTGAGACTATGGGAGTTAACTTCCATTGTCAAAAGGGAAACAACCCAGACCACCAGCTAAGGTCCCTAATTATAACTAAGTGGGAAAGGAGGTGGAGATTCACAAACAACTAGGAGGTTGGCTTAGAAGCAGCCATACCTTTAAAGAGTGCGTAATAGCTCACTAGTCGAGAGTCTCTGCGCCGACAATGTAACGGGGCTAAGTTATAAACCGAAGCTGTGGAATCCTTATGGATTGGTAGGAGAGCGTTCTGTAGGCCGTTAAAGAAGAAGGGTAACCGACTTTGGAGGTATCAGAAGTGAGAATGCAGGAATAAGTAGCGAGAAAGGGGGCGAGAATCCCCCTCGCCGGAAGACCAAGGTTTTCAGGGTAAAGCTTGTCTTCCCTGAGTAAGCCGGGACCTAAGCCCAGGCTATAATGCGTAGGCGAATGGAAAACAGATTAATATTTCTGTGCCAGTCATTTATTGTGATGGAGGGACGCAAAAGGGTATGTGCGCGGACGATCGGTTGTGTCCGTAGAAGTATGTAGGATGACTTAGTAGGAAAATCCATTAAGTTATATCTGAGGTATGATATACAGTCATAAGATGAATGCACAAATCCCACGCTGCCAAGAAAAGCTTCTAACGTTAATATATGACTGCCCGTACTGTAAACCGACACAGGTGGTCAGGATGAGAAATCTAAGGCGGACAGGCTAACTCTCGTTAAGGAACTCTGCAAAATAACCTCGTAACTTCGGGAGAAGAGGAGCCCTTGAGTGTTAGTATCCATGCGATACAAAGCGCTCGAGGGTCGCAGTGAAGAGGCTCAAGCAACTGTTTAACAAAAACACAGGTCTATGCTAAGCTGGAAGGCGATGTATATGGGCTGACACCTGCCCAGTGCTGGAAGGTTAAGAGGAGGAGTGAGAGCTCCGAATTGAAGCCCCAGTGAACGGCGGCCGTAACTATAACGGTCCTAAGGTAGCGAAATTCCTTGTCGGGTAAGTTCCGACCTGCACGAATGGTGTAATGATTTGAGCGCTGTCTTGACGGGAGGCCTGGTGAAATTGTATTACCGGTGAAGATACCGGTTACCTACAGTAGGACGGAAAGACCCCATGGAGCTTTACTGTAGCTTGGTATTGGGTTTTGGCATTGCATGTATAGGATAGTTGGGAGACTATGATGATATGGCGCTAGCTGTATCGGAGTCATCGGTGGAATACCAACCATTCAATGCTGAAATTCTAATCTGTGGTTTGTAGCCACGGAGACAGTGCTAGGTGGGCAGTTTGACTGGGGCGGTCGCCTCCGAAAGAGTAACGGAGGCGTTCAAAGGTTCTCTCAGGTTGGATGGAAATCAACCATAGAGTGCAATGGCATAAGAGAGCTTGACTGCAAGACTGACGGGTCGAGCAGATGCGAAAGCAGGACATAGTGATCCGGCGATTCCGAATGGAAGGGTCGTCGCTCAACGGATAAAAGCTACCCTGGGGATAACAGGCTGATCCTACCCGAGAGTCCATATCGACGGTAGGGTTTGGCACCTCGATGTCGGCTCATCGCATCCTGGGGCTGGAGAAGGTCCCAAGGGTTGGGCTGTTCGCCCATTAAAGCGGTACGTGAGCTGGGTTCAGAACGTCGTGAGACAGTTCGGTCCCTATCCACTGTAGGCGTTAGAATATTGAGAAGACCTGTCCTTAGTACGAGAGGACCGGGATGGACAAACCTCTGATGTACCAGTTGTCACGCCAGTGGCACAGCTGGGTAGTCACGTTTGGAATAGATAACCGCTGAAAGCATCTAAGCGGGAAACTAACTTCAAGATAAGTATTCTTTAAGATACCTTCGAGCCTAGGAGGTTGATAGGTTGGGGGTGTAAGTACAGCAATGTATTTAGCTGACCAATACTAATTATCGAAGTTTTAATCTAAAATCTACTATATAGTTTCAAGTGTTCAGACTTGCGCATAAGAATATTATGTGATAAAATACATATGCTTGGTGAGTATAGCTATGGGGGTACACCTAGTTACATTCCGAACCTAGAAGTTAAGCCCATATACGCTGATGGTACTTGGCTGGAAGCGGCCTGGGAGAGTATGGATTTGCCAAGCTATTTTAGAGGGAAGCTAGTGCTTCTCTCTCTTTTTTGGTTGTATAATAAATGGTGTTGATGGAAGAAATTTCTATTAGCATCATTTTTTAATAAAAAAAGTTGAGACAATAAAATTTTCCTGTTAAAATTAAATCACATAAAATAACTATAAAGGAAGTGATTTCATTGTCTCTATCTAATTTTATCAAAAATATCTTAAATATTCAAGATGATAATATTTCTTTTCCAGAAGAAGATTATTGTCATATCATTCAAAAAGCTAATTATGTAATTAAAGTTTTTAAAGGATTTCTTAAATCTAATTATTGTTCTTGCCCTCATTGTAACTCTAAAAATATTGTTAAAAATGGTTCTAGGGAACGTAATATTAAATTTATTCCTTTTCAAAATTACAATATTGAACTTAATCTTAGTATACAGAGATACATCTGCAAAGATTGTAAAAAAACTTTTTCTCCTTCTACTAGTATTGTTAAAGATAATTCTAATATTTCTAATAACCTTAAATACACTATTGCGCAAGAACTTCAAGAAAATATTTCTCTTACTTTTATTGCTAAGAAGTACAATCTTTCTATTTCTTCAGTTCAAAGAATTATGGATGAGTGTTACTCTGATTTTAAGGTTAATAAAGACCATTTACCTGAAACTATATGCATTGATGAGTTTAAGTCAGTTAAAAATATTGATGGTGCTATGTCTTTTATCTTTGCTGATTATCAAACTAAAAATATTATTGATATTGTTGAAGATAGAAGATTAAATTCCTTGACAGAATATTTTTCAAGATTTTCACTTGAAGCTAGGAATAATGTAAAATATATCTGTATGGATATGTATTCTCCATATATTAGTTTAGTAAAATCTATTTTTCCTGAGTCTGAGATAGTATTAGATAAGTTTCATATTGTTAATCTAGTTAGTAGAGCTTTTAACCAAACTAGAATATCCATTATGAATTCTCTTAAAGATGATTCATTAAAAAGAAAATTAAAACTATTTTGGAAATTACTCCAAAAATATTATCCTGACCTTTGTCAAGAACCATATTATTGTCCAAGCTTTAAATACAAACTTAGTACTAAGCAAAAAGTGGACTATCTTCTAGAAAAAAGTCCTGAATTAGATGTTAATTTTAATATATATCAAGATATTCTTCAAGCAATAAGACATAATAATTTTAAAAGATTTGAAAATATTGTAAAGAAAAATCTAGCCAAAAAGGAGAAAGTATCTAAACAAATGCTTACAGCTTTAAAGAGTTTAAAAAAATATATGAAACACATTGAAAATATGTTTAAGTCAAACATTACAAATGGTTTGATAGAAGGTTTAAACAACAAAATTAAGTCAATAAAGAGAACAGCATTTGGATATTCAAATTTTAGTAATTTTAAAAAGCGCATATTAATTCAAGCAGGAATTATATCAATTAGTGCTTAATTTTTTAATTCAATAAAGTGATTTAATTAAACAAAAAAGAGAATCTTTTAAGATTTTATTCTCAAAAAAATTCTCTTAGTTCTGTTAATTGTAAGTCTAAACTTTTTTATCAACATTATTTGACAAACAACCTTTATTTCTATTTTATTTATTCTAAAATAAATACATCTTTAATCTTATCATCTTGTGCAAATAAAAGTACATTAATGAATAAAAAAATAGCACCTACTGGCATAGGTGCTATTTTATTTTGCCATTTTCATATTTACTCATTCTATTTAAGAAGATTATACCATAGAATTTTTTTAATTACAATGTTATAATTATAAATGTCATTTTATTTTTCCTCTGACATCTCTTTTGAAGGGAGGTGAAAGAGTTGAAAAAATATTTATTCATTCTAATGCTGATAGTTATATTTATATTACTATCTAAAAATGTTTACTAATTTTAGTTATTAGTAAAAGTTTTCTGTGGGGATTACTCTGGCAGGTATTCCCTGCTTTTTTATATCTATTTTATTTGTTCTAAAATAAATACATCTTTAATCTTATCATCTTGTGCAAATAAAAGTACCTTAGCCATAATTTCAGCTGTCTTAGGATCATCATCTATAAATGGTAAGAACACTCTACCTCTATGTTGAGAATGCACTGGCAATACATTTATAGCACTTCCTGCTTTTTGATGAATAAGTCCACTTCCTAAGTGAATAGAATATTCTGCTCTTTCACCTTTAATTAAGGCATGATTTTCAGTAAATGTTACATTTTTCAACTTGAATAGCTTACAGTTAAATTCAATAATAGCCTTTCTCATTTCAATAGTTGAATGGCTTGCCTCAGGATCAACATCTCCAATATGTGCAACACTTACGACCAAATCAATATCTCTCATAACTTCTGTAAATATTAAATCTGGTACTTCATCTATTAAAATAGGTTTAAATGTCTTTCTATCAAAGAATTGTACTTCTTCCAAAGTAGGTGCTTCTATATCAGCTGGAGAGAACCAATCTGCAAGTGCAAAGATTTTAGCAATTATATTTTTCTTATAATAAACTTTTTCTAAGCCTTCTTGCCCATCAATTATCCATCTTCTAGTTTTTAAAAGTGCAACTGTCTTAGCAGGTTGAACTTGATGCCCTGCATAACGAAGTGATTTATCTCTACCTTTTTCATCAACAGTTTTAACATATAATTCTCTGAAAACTTGTTTGAAAGGTTGTTTTAACTCTCTATCAAAGATATCTTTTTGATAAGTAGCCCATTCTCCACTTTCAAATAAGTCAAAACAATGTGCAATTTTTAATAAACTATCATCTTTAACTGCAACAGATTTTTTCTTAGCAGATTTTAATTTTTTATCCACATAGTAACCTAAGTCATTTCCCATTTTGAAAACAAGAGATTTTAAAATAGGTGCAATAACAGGGTTAGTCATAAGATTTTCTATTTCATAGCCATAAAATTCAATTCCATCTTCCATAGCTTCTTCAAGCATTTTTCTTGAACGGCGATATTGTTCTTTTAAATTCTTATGTACTTCCTTTATAGCTTCAATATACTTGTCTTTCTTTAATTTAGTTGGTAGAGATTTTAATTCTTTTCCAGCTTTTTCGTAGATAATTTCAGATTGCCCTAAATCATCAATTTTAATATAGACATCTACATCATCAAGTTTCTTAGGTACAAAATATTCTTTCATTTCATTGATAAGAGCCGTTTCCATATTCCAAATTAAACGAGTAACATCAGAATATCCCATATTACGAGATAAATTTTCCAGTGAAATATTAACTGCCTTAGCCTCACTTGCTCTTCTTTGTGCACCAAATTTCTTACTTTCTTTTAAGAATTTTTGTAAAAATTGGTAACGGTGAAGTGCATCTTTTTGTTTATCTTTTAAAAGAGGGATTAGAGAATAACTAGCAACTAAGTCTTTATTTCTCTTATCTTCAATCTTCTTTTCAGTTTCTTTTAAATTTAATTTACCATTTACAGCATCAGCAAACATTCTGGCTCTTGAATGTTTAGCCCCATCAGAAATATATTTTGCACTGTCATATAGCATTTCAAATTTCTTTTCTCCAAGCTCCTTATATGCAGACTTAAACCAGTCTATATCAAAGGCTCCGTCCCTTAAATCATCAATAGAAATAGGAGTGTATTTTCCAATTAAACCTTCTTTATTTTTACTTACATCACTCATATGTGCTTGGAAATAGTAGCAACCACTAGTAAGCCCCTTCCAACCTAAATAAGTTTCAATAATTTCTAACCATTGAGAAGCATACATTGCCACTTCAACTAATCTTTGTTCAGTGATATCAGTACCTTTTAATTTTTTAGCAAGTTCCTTGCTGTTATCTTTTTCTGTTGGGTAACAAACTTTTAATAAATGGCTAAGTACTGCTTTTTTACTGTCATCTCCACCCCAATAGTAAGAAGTTCTATCCAAAGTTTCTTTTCCTAGGGCTTGAAGTATTTGAACAAGATAATCTATACCTTCAATTCTAGATATTTTATGAAGTGACTCAGAATATATAGTTGGACTATCTCCTCTTTTCAATTCATTTTGAACTACATAATCAACTATTTTTCTACCTTCATCATAGATAACTTTTAAAGCCTCATTAAGCATAAATTGATTAAGAGTTGCTAGTTTTTTATCTTCTTTTTTAGCTAGGATATTTCTATAATTATTCATAAATCCATCTAATTCAGAAAAACCATGTACATTTATTTCTTTTGCAACTTCATTATCTAACTCTAAAACATATTTATAGATTAAATCTTTCTCTGCTATTTTCAAAATTGAAGCTATTGCATAATTTCTAAGTCCAAAGGCTTTTGTTGTTCCTCCAATTTCACAGCCTTTTAAATTTTCATTAATATATTTCTCAATTTTTTTATCTAAATTATATCTAAGAACAAAACTTTCAGTAAAAGCTTTTTCATCATTATAAAATTCTAGGTAGTCTATTGCCTTAACAAAGAGATATTCAAGTCCAGAATAACGATTATAGACATTTACATTATAATAAATTTCTCCATTATATCTTTCTTGTTGTTTAACTATATCTTTAGCTTCAAAATTTTCTAAGACATAGCTAGTAAATACCTTTCCTATTTCAAAAAGATAATCTTTGTTTTCTTTAGAATATTCTTCATAAAGCATATCTATAATTTCTAACACATAACCTGTGTCATTGTAGTAATTTTTGGAGAAAACATACTTTAAATTAGCTTTTTTAAGTTTAGTTCTTAATTCTGTAATGTCTATACCTAAGATTTTTTTATAGAAATCTTGATATTCTTTTATATTGTTTTCATTGATACTACTATTATAATCTAATGTATAAAGTTGCCAAAGAGTTGAGAAATCTTTAATTTCATTTTTATAGAAATCTTTCCAAACATCTTCTAAAGGATAGTTAGATAACTTTTGTCTTTCATTATATGGGACATTGTTAACATCTTTTGTAATACTAAATCCATCTCTAAGTAAAATATATTCTTTTGTGTAAAAACTCATATACTCATAATCTTCATTTTTTACATATAGCTCACTTAATTTTTTAACTATATTAAATAATTCATCTGTACTCTTAGTAAACATCTTTTTAATATTTAAAGAATTTTCAATTATATATTCAGATTTTTTATTTTTCTTAATGGTTTTAGAAAGTTTCTCTACTTCCTTAATTTCATAAGGTAAATCTAACTTATATTCAGTGTTATATAATTTACTTAAAGAATTTTCACTTTCTTTTTTCTTTTTATCAGAAAGATTTTCTATCAATATCTTCTCAGCACCAGTAGGTTTAGAGATTTTTTCTATTAGCTTCTTAACTTCTTTTTTATCATATAAAGGCTTTTGTTTAGAATTAGCTAGATTTAATATATCTAAACCTGCTAATCTTTTATTTTCATTC is part of the Fusobacterium nucleatum genome and encodes:
- a CDS encoding macro domain-containing protein translates to MYKDIIKLVSGDITKIPEVEAIVNAANNYLEIGGGVCGAIFRAAGNELIKECKEIGSCNTGEAVITKGYNLPNKYIIHTVGPRYSTGENGESEKLELAYYESLKLAKIKGIRKIAFPSISTGIYRFPVDEGAEIALSTAIKFLDENPDSFDLILWVLDEKTYVVYKEKYEKLIL
- a CDS encoding aminopeptidase P family protein encodes the protein MLNKEVYVNRRKKLKENFKDGLILIMGNNFSPLDCEDNTYPFIQDATFKYYFGIDHNGLIGIIDIDKNKEIIFGNDYTMSDIIWMGKQKFLKELAIEVGIEKFIEKEELKKYLENRKNIRFTNQYRTDNIMYLSSILNINPFEFDKNISFDLVKAIIKQRNIKDKIEIEEIEKAVNITKEMHLSAMRNVKAGIKEYELVAEVEKQPRKYNAYYSFQTILSKNGQILHNHSHLNSLKDGDLVLLDCGALSDEGYCGDMTTTFPVSGKFTERQKTIHNIVRDMFDRAKDLAKAGITYKEVHLEACKVLAENMKKLGLMKGEVENMVNSGAHALFMPHGLGHMMGMTVHDMENFGEINVGYEEGEKKSTQFGLSSLRLAKKLEIGNVFTIEPGIYFIPELFEKWKNEKLYEEFLNYDEIEKYMDFGGIRMERDILIQEDGTSRILGDRFPRTADEIEEYMKEYRK
- a CDS encoding nucleotide pyrophosphohydrolase, producing the protein MVNIQQGLLKKLSDKSSINEIQSYIKKVMEVRGFNKEKSSDKILLLVEEVGELAKAIRKNEKKLGIDKTKEYNYSSIESEIADVFIVLLSICDTLNIDLLKVFLDKEEENIKRIWSVNK
- a CDS encoding ISL3 family transposase is translated as MISLSLSNFIKNILNIQDDNISFPEEDYCHIIQKANYVIKVFKGFLKSNYCSCPHCNSKNIVKNGSRERNIKFIPFQNYNIELNLSIQRYICKDCKKTFSPSTSIVKDNSNISNNLKYTIAQELQENISLTFIAKKYNLSISSVQRIMDECYSDFKVNKDHLPETICIDEFKSVKNIDGAMSFIFADYQTKNIIDIVEDRRLNSLTEYFSRFSLEARNNVKYICMDMYSPYISLVKSIFPESEIVLDKFHIVNLVSRAFNQTRISIMNSLKDDSLKRKLKLFWKLLQKYYPDLCQEPYYCPSFKYKLSTKQKVDYLLEKSPELDVNFNIYQDILQAIRHNNFKRFENIVKKNLAKKEKVSKQMLTALKSLKKYMKHIENMFKSNITNGLIEGLNNKIKSIKRTAFGYSNFSNFKKRILIQAGIISISA